Proteins encoded together in one Streptomyces sp. NBC_01216 window:
- a CDS encoding DUF5958 family protein, which produces MPTDEHVTTFRVLVSVFAVADTRGRRTHCEGTCAHAWHRPRSTPTEVEQP; this is translated from the coding sequence CTGCCCACCGACGAACATGTGACCACGTTCCGCGTCCTCGTCTCGGTGTTCGCCGTGGCGGACACCCGCGGGAGACGGACGCACTGCGAGGGCACCTGCGCGCACGCGTGGCACCGCCCGCGCTCCACGCCGACGGAAGTCGAGCAGCCGTGA